One Thermomonas paludicola genomic window, AATCCATCTCAGAAAATTTAACGATTGAGCTCGCACTGGGTAGGCGGCTCGACCTGACTAAGGAAGGGCAATTAGGGAACTTGATTAGCCAATGCTTAGGGGCCCGCCTTGTTATTTTTGACACCCTGAGCCGAATTCACAGTAAAGATGAAAATAATAACGGTGATATGGCTCGCGTGGTCGGTTCACTTGAATTGGTGGCCGCAAAAACTGGGGCGGCCGTACTCTATTTGCATCACGTAAGTAAGGGCAGCGTTCAGGATGGATGGAGTTCAAGTCAGCAGGCTGCTAGGGGAGCTTCAGCCCTAATCGATAACGCTCGTTGGTGCGGGTACATTGCAAGAATGTCCGAAGAGGAATCCAAGCGGCTAAGCAAAAAATCCGGCAGGTTGGAGAAAATCGGATTTGAAGGAAGGGCTGCGTTTCTAAAGTTTGGTGTAAATAAACAGAATCATGACACAAAGTGCACAGACCGTTGGTTTGAAAGAATAGATGGCGGAGTGCTAGTGCCCGCTGACCTGGTGGAAGGGACAAGCGGGCGAAAGGGGGCGTGGCGTGAGCAAGGATGAACTGACGCATGCGATGCACGACCGGGCGCACTGTTTAGTCCATGGATTGTTCTGCAGCTTGAAGGCTGGCGAACGGAAGCTCAGGAAGCTAGACATAATCCACGTCTTTGGAGAGGAGGAAATGCGTTTTGTTGGGTTCGAGCCACTCGGAGGGGATGATGCGCGATTCATGCAGGGAATCGTAGCTAGCGCTGGCCCCGAAGGGATTGTTTTGACTCCCGATCCAACGATTGAATTGTCGCGCAGGCTAAGAGATTCCCTTGATGCAACGGAGGAGGCGCTTAAGCAAAATGTCTTAATGGTGAAAATTCGCATTCGCAAATTATTAACGGAGATTGGCATGAGCGATGGCGGAAAAAACAAATGGTCGCTCAAGGAAAGCCTCTCTCGCATGGCTGGTGTTACAGTAGTAGTTAAAAAGAATTCTATTACTTCATCATGCAAGATGCTGAGTTTCGCTTTTGATGAGAGTGATGGGAGATTGTGCGTAGCGCTTAATCCTCGAATAACTGCAGCCGTATTGGGGGAGCAGCCATATACACGAATAGATATGAAAGAAGTGCGAAAACTGCGAAGCGATCCGGCGCGTTTGATACATCAACGTCTTTGTGGTTGGATAGATCCAGGTGAGAAGGGAATTGTCAAAATGGACACCTTATGTGGTTACGTCTGGCCATGGGATGCTAGCCCAGGAGCGAAAAGGCGGAGAAAAGGAATCACGAGAAAGGCGTTAAGCGAATTAGCGGGATTGGACTGGGGGTTGGATGAGTACGTGTCGGGTAAATGGGAAATTTCGCGGCCGTCAGTAAGGAAAGTCATGCGTTAAAATTCTGGTTTCTAAGCAGGCTGATGTCGTTGTGCTGGTGTCGCTCACCCGCGACAGATCCGAGCCTTTGGGATGGCTGTGGCGTAGTGGGTAGTAGTTGTTTTCATTTCTACGCATTGCCGCGGGGTGACCGGATCGCAGAACCAAATGACGAGTTAAAGTCGGCGACCGCGTCCCTCATAGCGTCCCAGTTCACGGCCGCGGCCGTAAGCTCAAACGAGGGACCCCGGGAGACGTCCTCTGACGGGGGGGGGCTCGCGTCGTTAGCTGTGCAGTCCGTCATTGGCACTTGGAAGTTGAGCCTAAGCAGTTCGTACTTACGGTAACAATGTCCGGACTTACGGTAACGTTTTCCGTACTTTTGGTAACACGTCATGTCTCCAATAGCGCGCCAGCGCGACGTCTCCTCGCGGGGTGTGGGTCTGATCTATGATCTTCAAGATCATCTGGCGGGGCCTATCGGAGCCGTGCTCTCCTGGCGTCCTCCTTGATTCAACAAGCATCTCGTGGCAAGTGCGCCCCTGCGTGGCTACGCCACTTCGGGTGTCCGAGTCCAGGGCGTCGGCTTCACTCGCTGCGCTCGCTCCAGCCGACGCCCTGGACTCGGCTGCAACAGGGTTCATGGCGCTTGAAGAAACCAAGGGGGTGACGTGCACGAGTACTTGACCTCGGGGAACCCTCGAAGGAGACTCTCCCTGTCGTTGGTAGGCTGGGTTCGTCGAACCTCGCTCAGCCCAACAGTCGCAGGCGATAAGCGGAAGTAGCCTGGCGGCGAGAAAGGATGCTGTGATTTGCAGCAATCGCCAAGCCTGTTCGCAACCACGAACGAAGCTCAGCAACCGTACTGGTGAGGACGGGTGGCATCGCTGAGCAGCTGGAGAGACACGACCTAGGGGCACAACCCCTCCTACGATCACGCCTATCTCCAGGCGTCATATCAAAGGATGCCGCGGACTCATCGAATGTTGCGCTGCGAAGGTGCGACACGGGGGGTTGTCGCACTAGGTATTCGTAAGTGCGCACACTTTGAATCAGTGTGTTGTTGAGTGAGCCACCAGCTCGCGCGCGAGCGACTCGATTTCAGCGTCGGTCAGGGCCTCTCCGTCGCGCAGCCTGCGCAGCGCGACCGCGAAGTGCGCCTGCAGTTCAGCGGCGCGGGCCGCCTGGCGGGACTCATGCTCGCCACGCCCGCGACGGTAGCTGTAGTCAGCGTAGACAGACAAGAGCGCCAAGAGGCCGGTAGCGCCCAAAATGTAGGCAATAAACCCGTTCATTCGCCCCCTTTCGCGCCGGCGGCCACCGCCGCGACCTCGCGGTCGGCGTCGGCCGCCGTTGCGGTGTAACCGACATCCAGCAATGCCTCGCGCACGGCGGCGACCATGCGGGCATGCTCGGCTGCTCGTTCAGCCTCGCGAACCGCGCGCAGCCGATCACGCTCCTGCACAGCCGCGCGCTTCAGCCACAAGCCGGCGATCACGGCGCCGATCAGAATGATCGTTAGGACGATGTAATCAATCATTTGCCTCTCACCTTGGCCACATCGCAGGCGTCCCGTGCTTGGACTATTTTTCGAGCAGAACCGGCTTTCAAGCGGGCCGCCTCCTCAGGAGGGAAACCCAAGTCGAGAACCACCTTCCCGCGACTGCTCTGAGCTGGGTCGTGCCGACATCAACCCAGCGATGCTGGCGACCGCAGTTGCGGATCGCGAAGGCGAGGAGTCCAAGCACCAGGAGGCCGCCGGCAGCGATCGCGACGAATGCAAAAAACTCAGGTCGTTCATATAGCTCGCTCCCGCCGATAGACCTCACTTCACAACAGGTTGATAGGTTGGTGCCGGCACCTTGCGTGACGCCTCCAAAATCGGAAGGTTGGCTTCTGTGGGGACATAGATCACCTGGTTGCTGGTGTGTTCCAACCCGTTCACGAACAGGTAGCGCAGGTAGTCCTCGTTGTTGTGCAGCGAGTCGCCGATGATCTTGTTTGCAGCCGCAACACCCTTCGCGCGTTCGACCTCTGCCGCCGCTAGCGAGATTGCAGCCTCTCGCTTCGCCTTGGCCTCAAGAATCGCTACTTGGCGACTGCTTTCAGCCTCTGCGAGAACGGCACGACCGGCCATCTCCTGTTTGTAGACCTTGTACTTCGGCAGGCCCCACATGCAGCCGCCGACTCCCCCCAGAAGCAGGAAAGATCCAAGTGCGAAGAGCACTAGAATCTCCCAGACTGAACTGCTTTCTCGACTCATTGATTGCTTCCCTTTTTGCGGCATTGTTGGATCTTCGATTGCGGCTTTTTGGTTAGGTGTCTAGCGTCATTGCGTCGCTTCAGGAACAAGAGTGCCCCGCCGATCAGCACCGCAGAGCTGAGGATGCTGAACCCCGGCGCTGAGCCCTTGGGCAAAAAGAGCGTCGCCAACTGCAACGTCAGCCACAGGATCCCGGCCACGAGCAGGAACAGGGCCGTAGCACTTACGGCTATCTTCGATACGTAGTATGCGGCGTAGGCCAGCGACGCCCAAACCGACTCTGCAGGGGTGCTCTCAGTGGCTGCAGTGGCGGCCTTAGGCCCTTTCTTACTTGTTTGTGTGGGGGTCATCGTATCTGTTGCTCGAAAGCGCCTCATAAACTTGTAGCAGGCCAGAAAGGCATTTCCAAATTTGAGCCAGACACCGCTGATTCCCTCGGTGTTGTATGACAATTTGTAATACAAAGTTGCGGTTTTTCGGCCTGTAGCCAGGCCGGGATAGGTGGCATCGCACACGCATGCGCGGATAAGGCGCAGCAGCTCTTTGGTCCGCTCCCAGAGTTGCGGACAACTACCCCACCCGCAACAAGTCCGCCCACTTTGTGGTGTAGCTGGGCGACAAGGCCTGCAACGTTGGACGCCACTGGGCATCCTTTGACCCCATACGCCGCTCGCTAGCCATCGCGCCTCCTACGTGCCAGCCTGCGTTGCCAACGCCTACGGTGCCGCGGCCGAACTTGGCGTTGATCTTGTCCAGCACTTCCATGCGTCTTTCGGCCTTTTCGTTGGGCCTGAAGAACAGATCCGCTTGCCGGTCCTCGGCCCTGACGAGGTCCGTCAGGCCTACGCCGCCGCGCTTGTATGCTTGAACGCCACGGCTTTTGCCTGCCTCGCGCATGATGGACATGGCAAGGAATCGCACGGCACGCAACACCTCGGCAGTGTCTTGGGTTGAAAAGGGGAAGGGCGCTGCACGGCTTGCATGGAAGTTATCACCTTTGAACGGGTTGCCGTCCAGCCACACCCATAGCGCGCCGGCGGCCAGGCCGCGTTTGCGCAGCTTCTCGCAGGCAACCGTGGCAAAAGTCGCCAAGGCCTCCATCGGGTCCCCCACGTCTCTTCCGAATGTACGGCTCACCACCAACTGCTTGCGATCCGGCTCCTCCAGTTCCAGATCACCACAGGGCACGCCACGAAGTTCCAAGTGCGTGCGCGCCAGTACCACGCCATAGCTGGCACGGACATGGTCAGCAGCGAGCGCGGCGAGGTCTGCGGCGGTCTTCACCCCTTCGGCGTTCAGGCGGGCGGCGTAGCGTCGCCCAACACCCCATACGTCCTCGACTGCCAAGGCGTCCAGTTTGTGTGGAGTGGCATGGAACACTGACAGCGCACCGGCATTGACCGCGCGCTTGGATTGATCCTTCGCCAGCTTGTTGCCGGCTTTCGCCAAGGTTCTGGTCGCACCGAGACCAGCACAGCAAGGGATACCAATCCACTTCAGGATCCGTTCGCGCGCTTCCAGCGCGGCACCCACTGGATTTTTCATGCCCGCCACATCCACGAAGTTCTCGTCGATCGAGTACACCTCGACCCGCGGAAACAGGTCATGCAGGATCGACACGATCCTGGCCGACAGATCCCCATACAGCGCGAAGTTGGCAGAGCGCACCTGGACCTGGGTGCGGATGTCCTTCGGCACCTGGAAGATGGGCACGCCGATCTTCAAGCCCAGCGCCTTGGCCTCCGGGGACAGGGCGATGCAACAACCATCCCCGTTGCCCAGCACGACCGTGGGCTTGCCACGCAATCGTGGATCGAACACCCGCTCGCAGGACACGTAGAACGTGTTTCCGTCGATCAAGCCAAAGCGCGGAGGTTCAATCTCTGAAGGGCGCGACACCATGGCCGGGCTCAGAGGTGGAAGTGGATATTGCTCCGCACCACGCCCCAGATCTCGAGTTCGATGTCCTCGGGGACGATGATGGGCGGGTAGCCAGCGCTTGAAGCCAGCACGATCCTGTTGCCGCGCACATAGAGCTTCTTGCACACGAAGCCCCCTTCCCACAGCGCCACCACCGTGTGACCTGGGCGCGGGGAAACGGACCGGTCGACAACGAGCAGGTCACCGTCCTGGATTCCGTAGTCGACCATCGAGCCGCCACAGTCTGCCTTCATGAGGAAGGTGGCCGGAGGGTTGGCGATCAGGCGCTCGTTGAGGTCCAGCCGGTCCTCTTCCTGGAAGAAGTCTTCGGCTGGGCTGGGGAACCCGCAAGCTGCGCGCGCAAGCATCAGCGGCAGGGCTGGGGCGGCGAGCGATGGCACCGGGCCCAGCAACGTGGGAGGGGTGGGAAGGGGGCGAGAAGAGACGGGGATCAACATGGAGGCGAGCTTCAGGGGTCGGTGACTCACCCGATGAGATCGCAGCCCCTTTGCTGGAATGCTGGGCGCGCGCGCACCGGGGAGACAGGATAGCCCCGCAGGTAGTAAAAATACTAACGCCTGTTGCTGAACAGGGGCGTTGCCAAGCTGTGGCCCAGAAAGGCGATGGCCCCCGCACCCAGCCGTACGGCGCCAGCCGGCCAGGAGCGGACTCTGGTTGACCGCTCTCCGGAGCCACTCTTTCACGGTAGCGACCGGGGTTCGAATCCCCGTGGGGACGCCACTAAAAACCGAAGTTGATTCAATGCGTTACGACGATGGGGCGCGAAAGCGGCCCTTCGTTTTTCGGACTTCGGAAACGGTTCGGAAACTTTCCCCCGGCTCCCGGGCGCGGCGGCTCAGGGAAGCGCGCCGGGGCGACCGGCGAGGCCGGGACGCCCGGAAGTGCGCGAGAGGCGGAAAAAGTCGCTGGGACTGAGACAAGGCCATCGCTACACTGCGACTTCGATCACGAGTCCGCAGGGGGAGCTGGTGGAGAGCAAGGAAGAGTTGCCGGGGCCAGTCATTCTTGACGTCGCGCCCATCAGTTGCTCATTGGAGATTGCGCGCACCCGCGATCCCGCAACGTCGTTGCCAAGCTCACTCACGATGCGCCTGCGCCTGCTGGACGATGAGGTGCGCACGCCTGACGACAGAAAGCTGACAAACGTTCTCTGGACGCTAACGCTCTACGAGAATGGGTCCGGCAACGAGTTCACCAGGCTGCACAACGCAGCTGGAATGATCAACTATTACGAAGAGTGGCATTCCAAGCACGACGACATAGATGACTCTCCGGAAGCCTGCCATGCGTGGGCCAACGTCGATTCCGAAACGTTTGCGTTGCTCCGGGACATGGCACTTGCAGGTCGCCTGCCGAGCAGCTTCCGATTGCACGCCTCTGGCATGAACTACGGATGGGAGCCGGACGGCAGCGCCAGGGTTTGGGACGTCAAGGCGCACAAGAACGCGCCAATCAACAAGCTTGAGATTGTCGCCAGCCTTGTGAAGCTGCCAGTGACCGAGCACGACGAAAGCGAAGAGTTTGCTGTTGCGCCGTCCACTCCCGAAAGCCCTGAACTTCAAGCTCTTCTCGCAGCGACGAAGTCCATCCAGCAGGTCAATTCTCGACTAGGCTGGGTGGTTGTACTAGTCGCACTGATGGCTGCTGCTGTGATCTTTCGATAAGTGCGGAGGCCGCCATGACCCGGAAGTACATTGCGATCTTCTTCCTCCCTGTGCCGCAGAAGGAACACGCGGAGATTGAGAAGGCAGTCGCCTACCATTCGGATGGGGACTACAAGCGGGCATTCCTCAATGCGAACCGGGACGGCAGTGGTGTGGTCGGATATGTATTCACGTCCAACACAGTCCCTTGGGAGATGGGTTTCGGTCTTCTCAATGGCGACACCAAGTTGATCGTGGAGATTGGCGACCGATATTCAGAGGAAGGCCACAACATCGCTGGCGCATGGCTCCGCGCTCACCAGAGTCGAACCGAATGATGGAACTCTCTCCCGTCAGCGAACAATTCCGTGAGATGCCTTCCCTGACCGCAGATGAGGTGGCGGAATGGAAGGCTGGGCAATCATTCTCGTTGGTCTTGCTTGACTACCTGCCGGGTGGCGGCAGCGCGCTTTTCGATGTTGACTACATTCATCGAGAGCTGACCTATCGCACTGCTGGGCAGAAGGATGCAGTTGCCTTCGGGTCCGCACGACTGCTGGATGGCGACAAGGAGTACCGCGAGGCACGCATCCTGTTTTCTCGGCCTAATCAATCAGCGACGTTGCGCGGGCTGGTACTGGAAGGCAACGTCAAGTTGCGCTGGCGCAATGTGACCTCTTAGAAGGAGCGTGGTGATGAGTCTCACGGTTAGTGTTTGGAGCAAGACCTACGAGATCTCGGTGTATCAGAAGTCCAAGACCGTTTGGATCGCAGTCGGGGACTATGAGGGGCACCGCATTGAGGTAAAAGGGCGAACGCAAACCCAAGCTGTGGCGAGCTGGCGAGAGGCTGCGCGCTACCGCGGCAATTGAGCGTTACACCCACCACCGCTCCCGCACCAGCTTGATCCCTGCGGCCAGCTCCTGCCGCAAGCACCCATAGCGGATGGCGTCGGCCCCGTGGTCCGGCCCTGTGGTGTCCACGTCCTCGATGCGCTTGGCGTCACGGGCCAGCATCGGCACGGTGTCCCAGAAGTACCGGCATCGCCGCGCGACTTACAGGCCGGGGCGATCCGGGCTGCCCGCATGGGACAGGAGGCGGCGCACCGGGTTCCACCCGCTCACGCAGTCGGCTTTCCGCGAAAATAAGGTGTCAAAAAAGGTGTCAGGGACAATTAACCCAAGCCGATGATGCACAAGGCCCGCATTGCTGCGGCCTTTTCGTTTCAGTTAGTGCGAACGTCTGCAATGGGTCGATAGAAGACCTCGTGTGCTCGAAAGCTTCTGCCGGACGATCATCACGCGGGTGTTATAGGCTCTTCGAGTTGCCGTCGTTGTCTCACAACGCGTGGCGGCTCGCGCCCGAACCCGCCCCAACTCTCATCGATTGGAGGCCGATTGCATGTGCTACAGCGCAGAAGCCTGGACCCTCTACGACGGCTACGTGAAACGGTTCGGTGCCGACATCGACATCAAAGCGTTCTGGGAGTTGTACTTAGGCCGGGAAGAGCGGTATCGGGTCCGAAACAAGCTGTCGGACGGCACCAAGATCCCCAAAGGGATGGATCTGAACTTCCTGCGCCCCAAGACCGAGTTGGAGCGATCGATCCAGGATCTGGTCGCCACCTGGAACGGCCGTAAGTTGGGAGAAAGTGAGACCGAGCTGGAAAAGCAGCGGGCACGGTTGGCTGCGGCCGAGGCCAAGCTGGCCACCAAGCCGACGAAGACCGCGGCCAACGAACAACGGATCGCTACCAACAAGATCCTGCAGATGGAGCGCTGGATTGCCGACGCCAAGCGCACGAGCCACAGGCCGACGCAAGACGATCGCATCTTCCCACTGTGGTATGCCCCGGTCCTCTTGGTGGAGGACGGCAAGCCCATCGTTCGACCAATGCGCTACCTGTGTCGGCCCCAAGGCATGGATCCTAGGACCGATTACACGAAGACGGGGCAGGTGTCGGGCAAGTACAACGCCCGAAGGGACAATCTTCAGAAGTTCTGGCGCCCGCAGTTCGGACGTACCCACGCCCTCATGCTCGCCGAAACCTTCTACGAGAACGTTGACGACGGGCGTGGTGGGTCGAAGGAGATCCACTTCCAGCCCAGAACCGGCGAGACGATGTTAATCGCATGCCTGTACTCCCACTGGACTGATCCCGTTGGGAAAGAGCCTGATCTATGGTCGTTCGCCGCTATCACCGACGAGCCTGAACCCGAAGTGGCCGCGCAGGGCCACGACCGCACCGTGATCAACATCAAGCCAGAGCATGCAATCGCGTGGCTGACGCCTCACGGTCGCTCAGACGAAGAGCTGTTCGCCATCTTCGACGACAAGCGCCATCCGTACTACGAACTGGTCCAGGAGGCCGCATGATTGATCCACGGCTTCAGGCGCTGTTCGACTACGTGGCACGTACGAATAAATCGACTTCCCATGCCGACTTTTGGACCGGTTGGGACGAATTCGCGGGAGACCTGGCCTCACATGCGTGGGCCGATGGCGTCTCACCTGAGCTGCGCGAGGCGTACACGGAACTGTTGGCCGAAGCAGATGATCGAGGCTGGGCGGTTCCGTTAGAACAGTGCCAGCCCTGTCTATAAGCGGAAGTGGCGCTAGCTCGGGCCTGGAACCTACCGGATCGAATTTTGACATCAGGTAGCGCGGCCGGCAGCCCCGTCTTCCCAGACGGGGCCCGCAACGGGTGGATGTCCTGGCCGGGGGGGCTGGTCCCATGCGTTGCCGACAGGTGCCAGACTACGCCCCCCATCTAGGCTCCTCTATCGGGAAACCCCGAAGAGCCGGGTCAGACTATTCCGATTCAGTCATCGGGGTCTCCTCCCCAGCCGTGGCGGCGCGGCCAGTAGGGAGAGCGTGCTGCAGCGCTGGCGATCATTGACGCCAACGGCGGAAACACCTATCCGACTCTATTTTTGCGGCCGTGAGGCCACGCGTATTCTTCTTTGGTTTAGCGCTACCCTATGCGTATGAGCTCAAACGTCTTCGCCGCACTTGGCATCTTCAGCATGTGGGCGATGGTCGCCGTAGCTCTTGTGGCAGTTGTCTTGGATGCTGACGAATGAGCGATCCGAGCTTTCTC contains:
- a CDS encoding helicase RepA family protein produces the protein MSAVPGSHLYSHNYSPPESECRSAGSFDVWSAFSKQPPKPDFIWPGFLSETVGALIAPGGAGKSFFALQAAMAVACRTSGGDILGLGPHKCGRVFYFAAEDPAPAVAQRVYAMGRHLPQHAKKSISENLTIELALGRRLDLTKEGQLGNLISQCLGARLVIFDTLSRIHSKDENNNGDMARVVGSLELVAAKTGAAVLYLHHVSKGSVQDGWSSSQQAARGASALIDNARWCGYIARMSEEESKRLSKKSGRLEKIGFEGRAAFLKFGVNKQNHDTKCTDRWFERIDGGVLVPADLVEGTSGRKGAWREQG
- the repC gene encoding replication protein C, IncQ-type: MSKDELTHAMHDRAHCLVHGLFCSLKAGERKLRKLDIIHVFGEEEMRFVGFEPLGGDDARFMQGIVASAGPEGIVLTPDPTIELSRRLRDSLDATEEALKQNVLMVKIRIRKLLTEIGMSDGGKNKWSLKESLSRMAGVTVVVKKNSITSSCKMLSFAFDESDGRLCVALNPRITAAVLGEQPYTRIDMKEVRKLRSDPARLIHQRLCGWIDPGEKGIVKMDTLCGYVWPWDASPGAKRRRKGITRKALSELAGLDWGLDEYVSGKWEISRPSVRKVMR
- a CDS encoding Y-family DNA polymerase, which produces MVSRPSEIEPPRFGLIDGNTFYVSCERVFDPRLRGKPTVVLGNGDGCCIALSPEAKALGLKIGVPIFQVPKDIRTQVQVRSANFALYGDLSARIVSILHDLFPRVEVYSIDENFVDVAGMKNPVGAALEARERILKWIGIPCCAGLGATRTLAKAGNKLAKDQSKRAVNAGALSVFHATPHKLDALAVEDVWGVGRRYAARLNAEGVKTAADLAALAADHVRASYGVVLARTHLELRGVPCGDLELEEPDRKQLVVSRTFGRDVGDPMEALATFATVACEKLRKRGLAAGALWVWLDGNPFKGDNFHASRAAPFPFSTQDTAEVLRAVRFLAMSIMREAGKSRGVQAYKRGGVGLTDLVRAEDRQADLFFRPNEKAERRMEVLDKINAKFGRGTVGVGNAGWHVGGAMASERRMGSKDAQWRPTLQALSPSYTTKWADLLRVG
- a CDS encoding LexA family protein, which gives rise to MLIPVSSRPLPTPPTLLGPVPSLAAPALPLMLARAACGFPSPAEDFFQEEDRLDLNERLIANPPATFLMKADCGGSMVDYGIQDGDLLVVDRSVSPRPGHTVVALWEGGFVCKKLYVRGNRIVLASSAGYPPIIVPEDIELEIWGVVRSNIHFHL
- a CDS encoding SOS response-associated peptidase family protein, with translation MCYSAEAWTLYDGYVKRFGADIDIKAFWELYLGREERYRVRNKLSDGTKIPKGMDLNFLRPKTELERSIQDLVATWNGRKLGESETELEKQRARLAAAEAKLATKPTKTAANEQRIATNKILQMERWIADAKRTSHRPTQDDRIFPLWYAPVLLVEDGKPIVRPMRYLCRPQGMDPRTDYTKTGQVSGKYNARRDNLQKFWRPQFGRTHALMLAETFYENVDDGRGGSKEIHFQPRTGETMLIACLYSHWTDPVGKEPDLWSFAAITDEPEPEVAAQGHDRTVINIKPEHAIAWLTPHGRSDEELFAIFDDKRHPYYELVQEAA